Proteins encoded by one window of Haliotis asinina isolate JCU_RB_2024 chromosome 6, JCU_Hal_asi_v2, whole genome shotgun sequence:
- the LOC137286119 gene encoding uncharacterized protein: MRFLLLVVVVLTVTDVSGERWWNGVKKGWRTLWEKEKGRILNNGLKLLNSGRSIDDVDQNGDGVLTRSELQQHMDERDVDELMDMLDEDGEEEVKRDVLERYAQEALVNTSH; the protein is encoded by the exons ATGCGTTTTCTACTATTGGTTGTTGTGGTGCTGACTGTGACGGACGTGTCAGGCGAGAGGTGGTGGAATGGAGTTAAGAAAGGGTGGCGCACGTTATGGGAAAAAGAAAAAGGAAGAATATTAAACAACG GCTTGAAGTTACTCAATTCTGGACGAAGTATTGATGACGTTGACCAGAACGGCGATGGTGTCCTGACTAGATCCGAATTGCAGCAACACATGGATGAACGTGATGTGGATGAATTGATGGACATGCTAGATGAAGACG GTGAGGAAGAGGTGAAGCGTGACGTTCTGGAAAGGTACGCACAAGAAGCACTCGTCAATACAAGCCATTGA